Proteins encoded by one window of Brevibacterium atlanticum:
- a CDS encoding thiolase family protein has protein sequence MPEAFILDGLRTPIGRYGGVLADQRPDDLVATTLKTVVDRSGIDPSDIDEVILGSANQAGEDNRNIARMAVLLAGLPETVPGFTVNRLCASGMTAITTARAMIAAGDAEVVVAGGVESMTRAPWVSEKPSRAWSKPGRSWDTSIGWRFTNPAFDEDTTLSMPQTAERVAEKWKLTRDALDEFAFNSHQKALAAQSDGKFDPEILPIGEVTADEGPRDSTLEKLGKLRPIHGPGGLITAGNSSSLNDGAAVTILVSEDYANKHGLNPRARVVAGANAGVSPEIMGIGPVPATRKVLERTGWSVDDLDAVELNEAFASQSLACIGDLGLDPATVNGFGGAIALGHPLGCSGTRITLTLLNRLEQADAKKGLATMCVGVGQGSALLLERA, from the coding sequence ATGCCCGAGGCATTCATTCTTGACGGACTGCGCACGCCGATCGGCAGGTACGGGGGAGTGCTCGCTGATCAGCGGCCCGACGACCTCGTAGCGACGACGCTGAAGACCGTCGTCGACCGGTCCGGAATCGACCCGTCCGACATCGACGAGGTCATCCTCGGCTCGGCGAACCAGGCGGGCGAGGACAACCGCAATATCGCCCGCATGGCCGTGTTGCTGGCCGGGCTGCCCGAAACCGTGCCCGGGTTCACCGTCAACCGCCTGTGTGCCTCCGGGATGACCGCGATCACGACCGCGCGGGCGATGATCGCCGCCGGAGACGCCGAGGTGGTCGTGGCCGGGGGAGTCGAATCGATGACCCGTGCGCCCTGGGTGAGCGAGAAGCCCTCCCGTGCGTGGTCGAAGCCGGGCCGGAGCTGGGACACCTCGATCGGCTGGCGGTTCACCAACCCGGCCTTCGACGAGGACACGACCCTGTCGATGCCGCAGACGGCCGAACGCGTCGCCGAGAAATGGAAGCTCACTCGCGATGCCCTCGACGAGTTCGCGTTCAACTCGCATCAGAAGGCACTGGCCGCGCAGAGTGATGGGAAGTTCGATCCGGAGATCCTCCCCATCGGCGAGGTGACCGCGGACGAAGGACCGCGTGACTCGACTCTCGAGAAGCTGGGGAAGCTGCGCCCGATCCACGGACCCGGCGGCCTCATCACCGCCGGGAACTCGTCGTCGCTCAATGACGGGGCGGCCGTGACGATCCTCGTGTCCGAGGACTACGCGAACAAGCACGGACTCAACCCCCGAGCCCGCGTCGTCGCCGGAGCCAACGCCGGAGTCTCCCCGGAGATCATGGGCATCGGACCCGTGCCCGCGACCCGCAAGGTCCTCGAGCGCACCGGCTGGTCTGTCGATGACCTCGACGCCGTCGAACTCAACGAGGCCTTCGCCTCCCAGTCCCTGGCGTGCATCGGCGACCTCGGACTCGACCCGGCGACCGTCAACGGCTTCGGCGGGGCCATCGCACTCGGCCATCCGCTCGGCTGCTCCGGCACCCGCATCACGCTGACCCTGCTCAACCGCCTCGAACAGGCGGACGCGAAGAAGGGACTGGCGACCATGTGCGTCGGTGTCGGTCAGGGATCCGCACTGCTGCTGGAGCGCGCATGA
- a CDS encoding enoyl-CoA hydratase/isomerase family protein, with amino-acid sequence MSAGDATPNRGDGSAPNGGATSASEGGTSPLLIERLPDRTIIRLNRPEVRNAIDLNTVEALHAVCAELEAEPKVTIITGSNGVFAAGADISQMRNRGREEALAGINSKIFARIHDLPMPVIALVEGYALGGGAELAFAADFRIGTPTTKIGNPEPGLGIIASAGAAWRLRELIGEPRAKEILLAGRTLQAEEAKAIGLLNDVVDPEDLELAGRALADRIANFAPLAVRLSKSAFHAPREAHPLIDNVAQAVLFETEEKYARMDAFLAKREAKKRAKAEAVATEAMDQQREPSTDERGSTE; translated from the coding sequence ATGAGCGCGGGGGACGCCACTCCGAACCGGGGCGACGGTTCAGCACCGAACGGCGGAGCCACCTCGGCGAGTGAAGGCGGCACCTCACCGCTGCTCATCGAACGGCTGCCCGACCGGACGATCATCCGGCTCAACCGGCCCGAGGTGCGCAACGCCATCGACCTGAACACGGTCGAGGCCCTCCACGCCGTGTGCGCTGAGTTGGAGGCCGAACCCAAGGTCACGATCATCACCGGCTCGAACGGTGTCTTCGCCGCCGGTGCCGACATCTCTCAGATGCGCAATCGGGGTCGGGAAGAGGCTCTGGCAGGGATCAATTCGAAGATCTTCGCCCGCATCCACGACCTGCCGATGCCCGTCATCGCACTCGTCGAAGGCTACGCACTGGGCGGCGGGGCAGAACTCGCCTTCGCCGCGGACTTCCGCATCGGCACCCCGACGACGAAGATCGGCAATCCCGAACCCGGACTCGGCATCATCGCCTCTGCCGGTGCCGCCTGGCGTTTGCGCGAGCTCATCGGCGAGCCTCGGGCCAAGGAGATCCTGCTCGCCGGTCGGACGCTGCAGGCCGAAGAGGCCAAGGCCATCGGCCTGCTCAACGACGTCGTCGACCCCGAGGATCTCGAACTCGCCGGGCGGGCACTGGCCGACCGGATCGCGAACTTTGCTCCCCTGGCCGTGCGGCTGAGCAAATCCGCGTTCCACGCGCCCCGCGAGGCCCACCCGCTCATCGATAACGTAGCGCAGGCCGTGCTCTTCGAAACCGAGGAGAAGTACGCCCGCATGGACGCTTTCCTCGCGAAGAGGGAGGCGAAGAAGCGCGCGAAGGCCGAAGCAGTGGCGACCGAAGCGATGGATCAGCAGCGCGAACCCAGCACCGATGAGAGAGGCAGCACCGAATGA
- a CDS encoding 3-hydroxyacyl-CoA dehydrogenase family protein, whose amino-acid sequence MSETDTAATPAPRVPDVVGVYGGGRMGAGIAHAFATAGARVIVIESTEDTVAAARQRIDASIEKSQSKGIDVPGSVVVDRDPTLLDEALLVVEAVPENVELKQEVLAGIAKHAPAASIATNTSALSIDELAAALPRPQALIGLHFFNPVPVSELVEVVVGTHTDTRLVEVARGWVAGLGKTAITVKDSPGFASSRLGVALALEAMRMVEDGVASADDIDRAMTLGYRHPAGPLTTTDIVGLDVRLGIAEHLTEELGSRFAPPQILRDKVAAGELGRKSGKGFYTW is encoded by the coding sequence ATGAGCGAGACCGATACCGCAGCCACCCCGGCCCCGCGCGTGCCCGACGTCGTCGGCGTCTACGGCGGCGGACGGATGGGTGCGGGCATCGCGCACGCCTTCGCCACCGCCGGCGCGCGCGTCATCGTCATCGAGAGCACCGAAGACACCGTGGCCGCGGCCAGACAGCGCATCGACGCTTCCATTGAGAAGTCGCAGTCCAAAGGCATCGACGTGCCCGGCTCCGTCGTCGTCGATCGCGACCCCACCCTGCTCGATGAGGCGCTCCTCGTCGTCGAAGCCGTGCCCGAGAACGTCGAGCTCAAGCAGGAGGTGCTCGCCGGCATCGCGAAGCACGCACCGGCCGCGAGCATCGCCACGAACACCTCGGCATTGTCGATCGACGAACTCGCTGCAGCCCTGCCCAGGCCGCAGGCCCTCATCGGGCTCCACTTCTTCAACCCGGTTCCCGTCTCCGAACTCGTCGAGGTCGTCGTCGGCACCCACACCGACACCCGCCTCGTCGAGGTCGCCAGGGGATGGGTGGCAGGACTGGGGAAGACGGCGATCACGGTCAAGGACTCACCCGGATTCGCCTCCTCACGCCTCGGCGTGGCCCTGGCGCTCGAGGCCATGCGGATGGTCGAGGACGGCGTCGCCAGTGCCGACGACATCGACCGTGCCATGACCCTGGGTTACCGGCACCCGGCCGGACCGCTGACGACCACGGACATCGTCGGTCTCGATGTGCGATTGGGCATCGCCGAGCACCTGACCGAAGAGCTCGGATCCCGTTTCGCGCCCCCGCAGATCCTCAGGGACAAGGTCGCGGCCGGGGAACTCGGGCGGAAGTCCGGGAAGGGCTTCTACACTTGGTGA
- a CDS encoding enoyl-CoA hydratase/isomerase family protein — protein sequence MTDIQLKNRGQIAEIILDGPESRNALDADNLRDIAAAVAKVAEAIPNVRVLLIRGEGTVFSSGRDISNVDVETDDAHAFLAETFAPVFQSIRALPIPVIAQVQGAALGLGFGIAAAADIIFAADDAKFGSPFAAIGAMLDSGAHHVFLDRVGYHRTMDLIVTGDFMTGAEAAATGIVSRAVPAAELAEFVESKLEKIVTGPAEAFAMEKGFVQKLADDRPSLAEVLAEEAALQESARQTPDYAEGFRAFQERRSPNFE from the coding sequence ATGACCGACATCCAGCTGAAGAACCGCGGCCAGATCGCCGAGATCATCCTCGACGGCCCGGAGTCCCGCAACGCCCTCGACGCGGACAACCTCCGCGACATCGCCGCAGCCGTGGCGAAGGTCGCCGAGGCGATCCCGAACGTCCGCGTGCTCCTCATCCGCGGTGAGGGCACAGTCTTCAGCTCCGGCCGAGACATCTCCAACGTCGACGTCGAGACCGATGACGCCCACGCGTTCCTCGCCGAGACCTTCGCTCCTGTCTTCCAATCGATCCGGGCCCTGCCGATCCCGGTCATCGCGCAGGTCCAGGGTGCCGCGCTCGGATTGGGCTTCGGCATCGCCGCGGCCGCTGACATCATCTTCGCCGCCGATGACGCGAAGTTCGGCTCCCCGTTCGCCGCGATCGGCGCGATGCTCGACTCCGGCGCCCACCACGTGTTCCTCGACCGGGTCGGCTACCACCGGACGATGGACCTCATCGTCACCGGTGATTTCATGACCGGCGCCGAGGCGGCCGCCACCGGGATCGTCTCCCGCGCGGTCCCAGCTGCGGAGCTGGCCGAATTCGTCGAGTCGAAGCTGGAGAAGATCGTCACCGGTCCTGCCGAGGCGTTCGCGATGGAGAAGGGCTTCGTGCAGAAGCTCGCCGACGACCGTCCGAGCCTCGCCGAGGTGCTCGCCGAGGAAGCCGCGCTGCAGGAATCGGCCCGCCAGACACCGGACTACGCTGAAGGATTCCGCGCCTTCCAGGAGCGGCGGTCACCGAACTTCGAGTGA
- a CDS encoding TVP38/TMEM64 family protein, with protein MPGHDEPSASKRRSRSEASPARESDASPADATHILAASDDDAGGRRSRLDWPTILRNIALGLAVLAAVWAVFNVRLPSIDVLQKDIAAAGFWGFGVFILIYALVAATPIPVTIMATAGGLIYGLPFGTLWSMIGVVLGCWGGYWIARALGRDTVMKLLGSHAESVESRLTGGGFYAVCALRLMPGFPYWPVNYGSGALGIDNRTFLTATVISSLPGQLSLVAVGAFIGAPTIVHGVAVGISWALVITLTIITVRRWKRTRDAEAADRPEGEAAQAD; from the coding sequence ATGCCCGGACACGACGAACCCTCAGCATCGAAGCGCCGTTCACGCTCCGAGGCTTCGCCTGCCCGCGAATCCGACGCCTCCCCCGCCGACGCCACCCACATCCTCGCCGCATCCGACGACGACGCGGGCGGGAGACGATCCCGCCTCGACTGGCCGACGATCCTGCGCAACATCGCGCTCGGCCTGGCTGTGCTGGCCGCAGTCTGGGCTGTCTTCAACGTGCGTCTGCCCTCGATCGATGTACTCCAGAAGGATATTGCGGCCGCCGGCTTCTGGGGCTTCGGCGTCTTCATCCTCATCTATGCACTCGTCGCCGCCACCCCCATCCCGGTGACGATCATGGCCACCGCTGGGGGTCTGATCTACGGGCTGCCCTTCGGCACACTGTGGTCGATGATCGGCGTCGTCCTCGGCTGCTGGGGCGGGTACTGGATCGCTCGGGCCCTCGGGCGGGACACGGTGATGAAGCTGCTCGGATCGCATGCCGAATCCGTCGAGTCCCGGCTCACCGGCGGCGGCTTCTATGCGGTGTGCGCCCTGCGCCTCATGCCGGGATTCCCTTACTGGCCGGTCAACTACGGCAGCGGGGCGCTCGGCATCGACAATCGCACGTTCCTCACCGCCACAGTCATCTCATCCCTGCCGGGTCAGCTCTCGCTCGTCGCCGTCGGAGCCTTCATCGGGGCGCCGACGATCGTCCACGGCGTCGCCGTCGGAATCTCGTGGGCGCTGGTCATCACGCTGACGATCATCACCGTGCGCCGGTGGAAGCGCACTCGCGACGCCGAGGCCGCCGACAGACCAGAGGGCGAAGCGGCGCAAGCGGACTGA